The Akkermansia muciniphila genome contains a region encoding:
- a CDS encoding beta-N-acetylhexosaminidase, with protein sequence MKALLLAAAFLGSLCWAGTNPYNIIPEPVKVTTASGTTKNLKILNEQKVSGLGNEGYSMKLTPGGVELRYTTPNGKAMAMATLFQLQDQLADSPEGLPCGSIQDAPDFGWRGMMVDVGRYYYPMKELYNFVDAMHYYKYNVLHLHLTEDQGWRLPVPGYDKLRTIGSVRPSAPEGQNNSLLANEGMYTKKELQDLVAYCRTRGIQVLPEVEMPGHNMALAASYPEFCCNTKRAQLWTHGGVSSKLICPQKAGTKKFLKDTYDTLQQIFPFGYVHIGGDECPMGDWKKCPDCQAARAKKGQGDDVEAQMSDFTKSLGAMLAKNKKKPILWYDINKSYYHKGETVMSWLPGEFPRCIDKTKEQGIDLIVTPQYKYYLARTQMKFPADDVRARPGGGPILLKDCYNFDPRNGRDKNDVKHIKGINLCMWAEWIPSGELLMYMTYPRAMAVSESAWGSHKERPSLEDFEKKMETHKKRFQKRFGYTLERTVENKPYRESFITQEEIDRINANYKKGQQGAGK encoded by the coding sequence ATGAAAGCGCTTTTATTAGCGGCAGCGTTCCTCGGCTCCCTTTGCTGGGCCGGGACCAATCCCTACAACATCATTCCGGAGCCCGTGAAGGTAACCACGGCTTCCGGCACCACCAAGAACCTCAAAATCCTGAACGAGCAAAAAGTCTCCGGCCTGGGCAATGAAGGATATTCCATGAAGCTCACGCCCGGCGGCGTGGAGCTCCGCTACACCACCCCCAACGGAAAAGCCATGGCCATGGCAACCCTGTTCCAGCTTCAGGACCAGCTCGCGGACTCCCCGGAAGGCCTCCCCTGCGGCTCCATCCAGGACGCTCCGGACTTCGGCTGGCGCGGCATGATGGTGGACGTGGGCCGCTATTACTACCCCATGAAGGAGCTCTACAACTTCGTGGACGCCATGCACTACTACAAGTACAACGTCCTGCACCTTCACCTGACGGAAGACCAGGGCTGGCGCCTCCCCGTGCCGGGCTATGACAAGCTCCGCACCATCGGCTCCGTTCGGCCCTCCGCCCCGGAAGGCCAGAACAACTCCCTGCTGGCCAATGAAGGCATGTACACCAAGAAGGAACTCCAGGACCTGGTGGCCTACTGCCGCACCCGCGGCATCCAGGTACTCCCGGAAGTGGAAATGCCGGGCCACAACATGGCTCTGGCGGCCTCTTACCCCGAATTCTGCTGCAACACCAAGCGGGCCCAGTTATGGACGCACGGAGGCGTTTCCTCCAAGCTGATCTGCCCCCAGAAAGCGGGCACCAAGAAATTCCTCAAGGACACCTATGACACCCTCCAGCAGATTTTCCCCTTCGGGTACGTCCACATCGGCGGAGACGAATGCCCCATGGGCGACTGGAAAAAATGCCCGGACTGCCAGGCCGCCCGCGCCAAGAAGGGCCAGGGGGATGACGTGGAAGCCCAGATGAGCGACTTCACCAAGAGCCTGGGAGCCATGCTTGCCAAGAATAAGAAAAAGCCCATCCTGTGGTACGACATCAACAAGAGCTACTACCACAAGGGGGAAACCGTCATGTCCTGGCTGCCGGGAGAATTCCCCCGCTGCATTGACAAGACGAAGGAACAGGGCATCGACCTCATCGTCACGCCCCAGTACAAGTATTACCTGGCCCGCACCCAGATGAAATTCCCGGCGGACGACGTGCGCGCCCGGCCCGGCGGCGGCCCCATCCTGCTGAAAGACTGCTACAACTTTGATCCCCGCAACGGGCGTGACAAGAACGACGTCAAGCACATCAAGGGCATCAATCTCTGCATGTGGGCGGAATGGATTCCCTCCGGAGAACTGCTGATGTACATGACCTATCCGCGCGCCATGGCCGTTTCCGAAAGCGCCTGGGGCAGCCACAAGGAACGCCCCAGCCTGGAGGACTTTGAAAAGAAAATGGAAACGCACAAGAAGCGCTTCCAGAAGCGCTTCGGCTACACTCTGGAACGCACGGTGGAAAACAAGCCCTACCGGGAATCCTTCATCACCCAGGAAGAAATAGACCGCATTAACGCGAACTATAAGAAGGGCCAGCAGGGCGCTGGCAAATAA
- a CDS encoding cupin domain-containing protein has protein sequence MDAFSPIPNHTGFTARPLFAEAQGVLKEGAFAQMEPGGGGPLSPHRHAHAHLFIVTRGTVTVLMDEEEKTVREHESLLVPGGALHAVWNRSAEPAEIVGLTLEAPCTPPIPSNR, from the coding sequence ATGGACGCTTTTTCCCCTATCCCCAACCATACCGGCTTCACGGCCAGGCCCCTGTTTGCAGAAGCGCAGGGAGTCCTGAAGGAGGGAGCCTTCGCCCAAATGGAACCCGGCGGAGGCGGCCCTCTCTCCCCGCACCGCCACGCGCACGCCCATCTGTTCATCGTTACCCGCGGAACGGTCACCGTCCTGATGGATGAAGAGGAAAAAACGGTCCGTGAGCATGAATCCCTGCTCGTGCCCGGCGGCGCCCTCCATGCCGTCTGGAACCGGAGCGCGGAACCGGCGGAAATCGTAGGCCTGACGCTGGAAGCCCCCTGCACTCCCCCAATCCCGTCCAACCGATGA
- a CDS encoding PEP-CTERM sorting domain-containing protein, whose translation MKKLLSISAFLMCISGVQAATTLYETQFHQTSINADSNFLDGASVTLSNPSTSLSGNLAANLLVPNVQMQNNNAGWTVTFSFTATQDIILSSLDLGFQFVTGTGTRHGNTDPKTGTATVTLTAGDSSATADLSFERVQADKDGTPTADIQQASFNTPVTVKAGETFTLTVNAKAPNTGGTFLGLSQLALQGDAVPEPATASLSLLGLAALLLRRRV comes from the coding sequence ATGAAGAAGCTCCTTTCCATCTCAGCTTTTTTAATGTGCATTTCCGGGGTACAGGCAGCGACTACCCTGTATGAAACCCAGTTTCATCAAACCTCCATTAATGCGGACAGTAATTTTCTAGACGGCGCTTCCGTTACGCTCTCCAATCCCTCCACATCCCTTTCCGGAAACCTGGCTGCGAACCTCCTTGTTCCCAATGTCCAGATGCAGAATAACAACGCCGGATGGACCGTCACCTTTTCCTTCACGGCTACGCAGGACATCATTCTTTCTTCTCTTGACCTGGGCTTTCAATTCGTTACCGGAACCGGCACGCGGCACGGCAATACGGACCCCAAGACGGGAACCGCTACCGTTACGCTAACCGCCGGAGATTCTTCCGCTACGGCTGATCTGAGTTTCGAGCGCGTCCAGGCCGACAAGGACGGCACACCGACAGCGGATATCCAGCAGGCTTCCTTCAATACCCCGGTCACAGTCAAGGCGGGAGAAACCTTTACCCTTACCGTGAACGCCAAGGCGCCCAATACCGGGGGCACCTTCCTGGGGCTTTCCCAATTGGCCCTCCAGGGAGACGCGGTGCCGGAACCGGCAACAGCCTCCCTCAGCCTTCTCGGGCTGGCCGCCCTGCTTCTGCGCCGCCGGGTATAA
- a CDS encoding DMT family transporter, translating to MSSRQRTLGHAAALMTILIWGTTFVSTKVLLRDFTPVTVLFTRFVIGYAFLWCLKPQLLPLSGWRKELLFAGAGLTGVTLYFLLENIALTYTFASNVGIIVAVVPFFTALLAHFLLKGEGFSRRFFLGFAAAFTGIFLIMANGAFVLELNPVGDVLALGAAFVWAVYSILMKKIGVNTSNMIICTRRIFFYGIVLMIPALFVLPVNLDWHLMVKPVNALNLLYLGLFASALCFLSWNRVVEILGAVKSSVYIYMVPVVAVVASSIILGERLTWISLTGILLTLCGVTISEYRKKTRKSARDKEEKAILQKS from the coding sequence ATGAGCTCCCGCCAGCGTACCCTGGGCCATGCCGCTGCCCTGATGACCATCCTAATCTGGGGAACCACCTTCGTCTCCACCAAGGTGCTTCTCCGGGACTTCACGCCCGTCACGGTGCTCTTTACACGGTTTGTCATCGGATACGCTTTCCTCTGGTGCCTGAAGCCGCAGTTGCTTCCGCTCTCCGGCTGGAGAAAGGAACTCCTGTTCGCCGGAGCGGGCCTTACGGGCGTTACCTTGTACTTTCTGCTGGAAAACATCGCCCTCACGTACACCTTCGCTTCCAATGTGGGCATCATCGTGGCCGTAGTGCCCTTCTTCACCGCCCTGCTGGCCCACTTCCTGCTGAAAGGGGAAGGCTTCTCCCGGCGTTTCTTCCTGGGCTTCGCCGCCGCCTTTACAGGCATCTTCCTCATCATGGCGAACGGCGCCTTTGTGCTGGAGCTGAACCCGGTGGGGGATGTGCTGGCCCTGGGCGCGGCCTTCGTCTGGGCGGTTTACTCCATCCTGATGAAGAAAATCGGCGTCAACACGTCCAACATGATCATCTGCACGCGGCGCATCTTCTTTTACGGTATCGTGCTGATGATTCCGGCCCTGTTCGTCCTTCCGGTAAACCTAGACTGGCATCTGATGGTGAAGCCCGTCAACGCCCTCAACCTGCTGTACCTGGGCCTCTTCGCCTCCGCCCTGTGTTTCCTGTCCTGGAACCGCGTGGTGGAAATCCTGGGAGCAGTCAAATCCAGCGTTTACATCTACATGGTTCCGGTCGTGGCTGTGGTGGCTTCCTCCATCATTCTGGGAGAACGCCTGACCTGGATTTCCCTGACGGGGATTCTGCTGACCCTCTGCGGCGTCACGATTTCCGAGTACAGGAAAAAAACGCGGAAAAGCGCAAGAGACAAGGAAGAAAAGGCCATCCTGCAAAAAAGCTGA
- the cysS gene encoding cysteine--tRNA ligase, with amino-acid sequence MLHLYDTRTRTAQDISPMDGKRLRFYCCGPTVYGPAHIGNFRTFVMQDIFRRVVELGGTPTMHVRNLTDVDDKTIRDSQKAGVTLAEFTAGWADLFHRDCTALNCLPPHEEPSAVGHIPEQIQMVQALVEKGHAYVSDDGSVYFKISSFPEYGKLSHLDERELDLGKTANARSNADEYEKDSVADFVLWKSRRPEDGDNFWPSPWGEGRPGWHLECSAMIHKYFGNDFDLHSGGVDLVFPHHENEVAQSRCACGGGFARLWFHITHLLVNGGKMSKSLGNMYTLADLDKLGHKPSAVRYVLAGGYYRRPLNFTLSSLDDAKAALNRLSKFDAQLRSASGTDSVPSYEEFCAAPPEPGIFQPAWDSLNDDLNTPEALGHVFSAIKKADVPSLAPEEARRMRNAFHFILAAFGILLPEEEQEEAPEKVRSLAEQRWQAKQNRDWAEADRLRAEVTELGWTIKDRKDGYDLARN; translated from the coding sequence ATGTTACACCTTTACGATACCCGCACCAGAACGGCACAGGACATTTCCCCCATGGATGGAAAAAGGCTGCGTTTCTACTGCTGCGGCCCCACGGTGTACGGACCGGCCCACATCGGCAACTTCCGCACCTTTGTCATGCAGGACATTTTCCGCCGCGTCGTGGAGCTGGGCGGGACCCCTACCATGCACGTCCGCAACCTGACGGATGTGGATGACAAGACCATCCGTGATTCCCAAAAGGCCGGCGTCACCTTGGCGGAATTTACCGCCGGCTGGGCGGACCTGTTCCACCGGGACTGCACGGCCCTCAACTGCCTTCCTCCGCACGAGGAACCCTCCGCGGTAGGCCACATTCCGGAACAGATTCAAATGGTGCAGGCGCTGGTGGAAAAGGGCCACGCCTATGTCTCGGATGACGGTTCCGTCTACTTCAAAATTTCCTCTTTCCCGGAATACGGGAAACTCTCCCACCTGGATGAACGTGAACTGGACCTGGGCAAAACCGCGAATGCCCGGTCCAACGCGGACGAATATGAAAAGGATTCCGTGGCGGACTTCGTCCTGTGGAAAAGCCGCCGTCCGGAAGACGGGGATAACTTCTGGCCCTCCCCATGGGGAGAAGGCCGCCCCGGCTGGCACCTGGAATGCTCCGCCATGATCCACAAGTACTTCGGCAATGACTTTGATCTTCACTCCGGCGGCGTGGACCTGGTGTTCCCCCACCATGAAAACGAGGTGGCGCAGTCCCGTTGCGCCTGCGGCGGAGGTTTTGCGCGGCTGTGGTTCCACATCACGCACCTGCTGGTGAACGGCGGCAAGATGTCCAAATCCCTGGGCAACATGTACACGCTGGCGGACCTGGACAAACTGGGCCACAAGCCGTCAGCCGTCAGGTACGTGCTGGCCGGCGGCTACTACCGCCGGCCGCTGAACTTCACCCTCTCCTCTCTGGATGACGCCAAAGCCGCTCTGAACCGCCTGTCCAAATTCGACGCGCAGCTCCGCAGCGCCTCCGGAACGGACTCCGTTCCATCCTATGAGGAATTCTGCGCGGCTCCCCCGGAACCGGGCATCTTCCAGCCGGCATGGGACAGCCTGAACGATGACCTGAACACTCCGGAGGCCCTGGGCCACGTCTTTAGCGCCATCAAAAAGGCGGACGTTCCCTCCCTGGCTCCGGAGGAAGCGCGCCGCATGCGTAATGCCTTCCACTTCATCCTGGCCGCCTTCGGCATCCTTCTGCCGGAAGAGGAACAGGAGGAAGCACCGGAGAAAGTACGCTCCCTGGCGGAACAGCGCTGGCAGGCCAAACAGAACCGGGACTGGGCGGAAGCCGACCGGCTGCGGGCGGAAGTGACGGAACTGGGCTGGACCATCAAGGACCGCAAGGACGGGTACGACCTGGCGCGCAACTGA